The Leucoraja erinacea ecotype New England unplaced genomic scaffold, Leri_hhj_1 Leri_250S, whole genome shotgun sequence DNA segment ttgcagggagaacgtgcaaactccacacagatagcacccgatatcaggagtgaacccgggtatctggtgctgggAGACAGTGTATCCATCGgatgtgccacagtgctgccctagtTGTATCTGCTATGTGAGCACTTTCTTCCCACACATGGACttgctgccattctgaaacgTTCTTCATGCAGAGTCCAAGGTTAGAATTCTCCTGAACTCACATCGCACTCCGCAACTTGCAGATGGGACCGGACAGCCCTGGAATCCAAACTTGTAAACCGAGAGGAGAGTCGCTTTATTTAATGACAAAATATCTTCAGAGAAATGTTCCTTTTGAATGTATTCCCAAAGCTGTTACTCAGGCAATTTGAGAGGTTGGGAGGAACATTTTATTGCCAGCACCTGATCCTGCAAGATGAAAAATCTGGGTTTATTGGCTAAAGTAAAACtaaatggtctcgacctgaaacgtcacccattccttctctctagagatgctgtctgttccgcagagttactctatctgtggaattatctgccacagatggcagtggaggccaattcactggatgcaatcaaaagagagttggacatagctcttagggcaaacagaatcaaagcatatggggggaaagcagaaatggggtactaaattctggatgatcagccaggatcatattgaatggtggtgctggctcaaaggggtacacctattttctatgtttctatgtttttattaaaGCCCCATCATCCAGCAATCCTGGCACACCGATTAGGCACCCGAAGAGCAAAGTGATTCACAATAAGTATAAAAGGATAAAGCAAATTAAGCaaatgagatgtgtaggaaggaactgcagatgctggtttaaaccaaagatagacacaaaatgctggagtaactcagcgggacaggcagcatctccagagagaaagaacgggtgacgtttcggggtagaACTGGAAAAACAGAATTACATTTTGACGTTCATATCTTGCAGAAGAGTAGGTTGCACTCCATCTACTGGGTGAATGAGGGGGTGAATTTGTGATTGAAAATTCTCTTCCTCATAGCTTTCAAACAGTTTACGACTGAGGCCTCCTTGTTTCTCACTTTACGATTGTTTTTTCTTTGATACCAACTTGGTCAAAGATGGCTgcgaactgtctgaagaaggactcgacccgaaacgttgcccattccttctctccagagatgctgcctggcccgctgagctgcTCATGTGAAGCACAGGACCTTGAAATGTTTCTTTCAGCTGATACTGAAGTCCACTTCTTGACAAGTTCAGCTCCACTTTAGGTTCCCAGCAGGGTGGAGCCTGAGTGTTGGGGTGTAAATGGATGATGAACCTGTGGATGTCATGTCCATGAGCAAATTGCAGAGCCATtaacattctcccccccccccccccccccccaaccaccccccttgcccagctgatcaagatcctgctataatttttgataaccatcttcactacctgtGATACCACCAACTTtagtgtcttctgcaaacttactgatcatgccttgtacattcttatccaaGTCATTGATATGAGACCATTGATGTGATATGAAAAGATCATTCTTTAACCATTATTCATTATTGCTGCAGGGCATTCTTGCCTCTGAATTAGGCTCAATGCTGGTTCAGCTTTTGCCTCACAGTTGCAGGTTCATTCCTGAGCTCCAGTGCTGAAGGTGTGGCAATTGTGTATTATTCCTGtggccacacggtcatggggagagtgCTCTGATTTTCCACCCACAACCCAAGAGTAGGTGGGGAACTCTCCACCATCGTAAGTTGCTCATTGTGTTAAGGTGATTGGTAGAATCTGAGTTCATGGGATTGTGGGGTGAATACCTTGCTGGAGaagcgattgttttccagatcgtatctccggtcgctctgctgtCTAACATCAtcgagctggcggccttgctccagactgactttgagccccaccgcggggccgtggacttaccatcggagccgatcccttgcctgagattgatgctccaaccacggcctgcggatttcaacatcaaggagctcgcagtcttggataGAGACCAAagttgggaagctccaaacgacgcaggtttcaaccagccccgacccggggtccgatcgcccggcgcaggggagctgagaaatcctccccccccccccccccccgatgcaggagcttgatcgccctgacacGGAGGGCCAGCCACCGGATAAAGGAGCCAAGATtgccccatcaacggaaggctcgagggccccgaccgcgggagaacaaagaagggaagagatttgaacttttatttcgccttccatcacaatgaggaatgtgcaggagtcactgtggtggatgttcatgttaaaatgtgtttttgagtctgttgcttttaattgtatgactgacctggccagtgaaattccttgtatgttgcaaaacatacttggcaaataatctgattctgattctgattctgattctgttgctttttattggtatgactgcaaggcaaatcAAAtgttcatatgttgcaaaacatacttggctattaaagaatgcttatgattattatgatataATAAGAcatgtgtaggattagtgtaaaggcACGCTTGGTGATTAGTCTCAGCTCCATGCGCTAAAAGGCTCATTCCTTTCTTGTATCGCTCCATGAATCTATTGAGCATTCATTTCCATGGACAAATGCAAATTCGGGcatgtcactgtaaggcagctgtaACAGGGCGTTGGTCATGTCAAGGATGCATTTTCAAACAATGTGTTTATCAATAGCTGTGTCTGTCTTCTTAGAAggacataatgtgtaggaaggaacagcagatgcttggttaaactgaagatagacacaaaatgctggagtaactcagcgggccaggcagcatcttttgagggtagacaaaattgctggagaaactcagctggtgcagcagcatctatggagcgaaggaaataggcaccgttttgaACCgaacccttcgattttccagcatctgaagttccttcttgaacacatcatctcgtgagaaacggaataggtgacatttcaggtcgagacccttcttcagatatctcgacccaaaatgtcacctattccttttctccagagatgctgtctgacccgctgagttaatccagcttttcatgtctatagAAGGACATAATGTTCCATGGGAAGACTCATCACCATGCTGTGGCTCCTTGTCAGTTTTGATCATTACATATTTAGTACATTTTCTTTAAACCTTTTGTCCTGACTTCACTGTTGCTTGGGAATGTCAAAGAGTGAGCTATCTGctaccaaataaataaatgtctgAAAACAGGAAGCAATTCATTTTGAAATACTGTAAGAGAGACAAAACCATTAACCCTTAACACCTATCCcacccatgtacctgtacaaatgtatcTTAGATGTTataacagtacctgcctcaactacctccctggcagctcattccatatacccaccatcctttgtgtagaaAAGTTACCCCATAGTTTCCTATTAAAATTTTCCCCACTcaaattaaacctatgtcctttgattcCCTATTCCCCTACTTTGTACGGTGGTGCGACTCACgttacagcttttttttttttgactagttaaatgtagttgttcgtatatttttttaatactgtaTTTAACTGTgcatatgtgggggggtggggcggggtggggcaaacttttaaaaatctcttccctgcacgggagacccaaccttttccctgttgggtccccgttgtcgttggggcctagtaccatggagcggcctccaactggaacgacctgggggctccagtcgcggagcctgcggactcactcaccgagctggccggcctcggagcgtggggagctgtggtggctcgctgctgcggcccaaccccggagctccagctgcaggcccagtgaactgggacattgggagctcgcgggtgCCTGGTGGAGACctctttccggagctcccgcaacgcaacttctccagcgcACGTCGCGGGTTGGAACgactcggagcggggccgtgCATTGCCCCGCGAGGCTTTAATGGACGCGGGACATTCCagtgcccaccgggggctccaactttgtgacttttgggcctggagctgggccgtacatcgcccggcatggcctcAAATgaccgtgggacttatcatcgcccacctggggcttcgacatcgggagagaaatggtgcaggggagagaaaagtctttgccttccatcacagtgaggaggagattcactgtagggacacaaaaatgctggagaaactcagtgggtgcagcagcatctatggagcgaaggaaataggcaacttttcgggccatttttcagactgatggggggtgggggggggggggagcggggggaagaaaggaaaaaggaggaggaggagcccgagggctgagggagagataggaaggggaggtgacagcaagggctaacaaaattgggagaattcaatgttcatgcccccaggatgcagactccccaagtggaatatgtgctgttcctccaatatccggtggtgctcgctctggccatggaggagacccaggacagagaggtcagatacggaatggaagggggagttgaagtgctcgctacaacaagtaatcctctgccagtttcgccacctccaacatgaccctaccactcgccacatcttcccatctccccccctgtctgccttccgcaaagaccactccctccataactcccttatcaaatcttcccttccttcccgtaccaccccctccccgggcactttcccttgcaaccgcaagagatgcaacacttgtcactttacctcccccctcgactccattcaaggacccaagcagtcgttccaggtgcgacagaggttcacctgcatctcctccaacctcatctattgcatccgctgctctagatatcagctgaTCTCCATCGGTAAGATCATGCGgaggcttgccgatcgtttcgccgaacacctccgctcggtccgcattaaccaacctgacctcccggtggctcagcacttcaactccccctcccattctgtatccgacctctctgtcctgggcctcctccgtggccagagcgagcaccactggaaattggaggaacagcacctcatattccgcttggggagtctgcatcctgggggcatgaacattgaattctcccaattttgttagcccttgctgtctcctccccttcctatctctccctcagccctcaggctcctcctcctcctttttaatttcttctccccccccccccccccccctccatccccatctgtctgaagaagggttttggcccgaaacgttacctatttccatcgctccatagatgctacttcacccgctgagtttctccagcatttttgtgtacccaggagattcactatgatggatgtttgtgtaaattgaattgtttgtgtgtcgtgTAGGAATTGTTTTGATTATATGGCTGTAGAAACTGAGTTTCGTTTCAGCCTCTCTGaagttcaaatgacatggaataaatattgtattgtattgtattgtattgtattgtattgggcaatagactctgtgcatctaccagatctattttgtatatctctataagatcagccctcatccttctgctctccaaggaagggggcttctcagactggatgcctgtgactagtggtgtgcctctgggtttaatgctgggcccgttactgtttgtcatctacatcaatgatttggatgagaatgcacatggcaagattagcaggtttgcagataatacaaaagtgggtggttttgcaggtagtgaagatggttgtgaaagattgcagcaggatatggatccattggccaggtgggctgaggaatggttggtggaatttaatacagagaaatttgagttgttgcattttgggaagtgtaccatgggcaggacctacacagtgagaggtagtgctctggggagtgttgtagagcagggggatctaggagtgcaggtgcatgtttCCTTGAAGATAGAGTTGCAGGTAGGTAGGGTgattaaaaaggcatttggcacattggccaaaatcagtcagaatattgcgAATAGAacttgggaggtcacgttgctgttgtatcccactagtcacaggctgaGGATAGatgcacaaagctggagtaattcaaagggtcagacaccatctctggagaaaaggaacaggtgaaaacaaaaagaaaaggaacatttcgtgtcgagatccttcttcagaatgagagacgGAGTCTGAGAATCCGTAAGTGCCGCACCtccctgtctgatgacctgaactccttttacgctcgtttcgacatgggcaacaccaccccaggtctgccgactatcgacaataccaccagcgggctggctaccgaagctgaagggaggaatgtgcacacattctcgctgtccgagcacgacgtgagcagggctctgacacgggtgaacacgaggaaagctgcaggccccgatggcatctcggggcgagtactcaagtcctgtgctacgcagctagctccagtgctcactacattattcaacctctccctggacaagtccgtggtccctacctgcttcaaaaaatccaccattgcaccggtaccaaaaaatgcctccccagcctgtctaaatgactaccgtccggtggcccttacctcggtagtcatgaaatgctttgagaggctggtgaagaaacacatctggccttcctccctcggaacatggacccattgcagtttgcataccgtccgaacagatccatggacgatgcggtctcccaggtcttgcacaccactctctcccatctggacagccagaaggggggctacgtgaggatgctgttcatagactacagttcagccttcaacacgataatccccaccagactggccgggaagctaatgaaattggggctcaacacctccctgtgtgcctgggtcctggactttctcaccgccaggccacaggtagtcaagatgggagggaatacatcgaagtccctcaccctgagcacaggatcgccccagggttgcgtcctcagccccctattgtactccctgtacacacatgactgtgtggctaggttcagttccaactcaataattaagtttgctgatgacactgtggtggtgggcctgatctcagacaacgacgagaaggcctaccgggaggaggtggctcatctagcactctggtgccaggataacagtctcttcttgaacatcaaaaaaatgaaggagctgatcgtgaactttaggagggcacatcatccgaggacgtacactccattgaggataaatggggatcctgtggatagggtgaactgttttaaatatctgggagtccacatctccgaggatatgacatggacaccacctcaggcaattgaggaaattcagagtgtctccgaggatcctccagtgcttctacgcagcggctgtggaaagcatcttgtccggaaacattaccatctggtttgggaattgctctgcccaggacaagaaggctctgcagagagtagtgcgtttggccgaacgcactatgggaacttcactcactcccctgcaggaactatacatcaggaggtgcaactccagagccaataaaatcatgggagaccccttccacctatgcaacggactgttccagctgctacggtcaggcaaatgcctccgttgccatacggtgagaacggagaagttgagaaggagtttcttcccagaggccattcggactgtaaatctcaccagggactaactttactgaacgtttttccttccaatatttaacatgtaaaagattatgtgtgtgtttatgattgtgtttctaatttgtttggttgtttgtttgtttgtctttttgcacaaagtccgcgagcattgccactttcatttcaccgcacatctcgtatgtgtatgtgacgaataaacttgacttgacttgacttgagtcagGGAAAAGAGAAATGagggatatagacgatgatatagagagatatagaacaaatgaatgaaagatatgcataaaagtaacgatgataaaggaaacaggccattgttagctgtggacttcgtgagaacgagtacagacaatgTTCTtcgacaagacgactttgaagctggtacgactatggtggtggagggatggagagagggggatgcacgggttacttgaagttagtgaaatcaatattaaaACCCCTGGCCTGTacgctgcccaaacaaaatatgagaagctgttcctccaaattgcatttgacctcactctgacaatggaggaggcctaggatagaaagatcagtgtgggaatgggaagaggaattaaagggTTTGGCAACCTGGATcacgtaggtccaggcagactgagcgaaggtgttctgcgaaacgatcgcccagtctacgtttggtctcgtcgatgtataagagtccacatcttgaacaatggatacagtagatgaggttggaggaggtgcaagtgaacctctgcctaacctgaaaggactgccggggtccctggacagattcgagggaggaggtatagcgacaggtgttgcatctgcgattgcaggggagggtactggggagggagtggtttgggttgggaagggatgagttaaccagggagttgcggagggaacgatctctgtggaaggtggaaaggtgtggagatgggaaaatgtggctcgtggtgggatccctttggaggttgcaaaaatgttggaggattgtgtgttgtgtgtgatggctgatggggtggaaggtaaaggCAAGAGGGGCCCtgcctctgttgcgactaggcGGAGGGGGAGCAAGGACGGAGCTGCGGGCTACCAAggggacatgagtgagggcctcaactATGATGGAAGAAGGGaaaccccgtttcctaaagaatgaggagatCTCTGATGaactggtatggaacacctcattgtGGGTGCAAATGCGGCATATacgaaggaattgggagtagggggtagaGTCTTTGCATGAAGcgcggtgggaagaagtgtagtctagatagttgcGCGAGTCAGTGGGCTTATAAcagacgtcagtcgatagtctagctccagtgatggaaatggtgggatcaagaaaggggagggtggTGTCGGCCCAAGTGAatatgagtgcaggatgaaatttggtggtgaagttaatgaagtccatgagttctgcatgggcacaggaggtagcaccaatgcagtggaGATAGGGTTTGGGGATACCTCCTGTCTGAaaagtaaccttccaccatcaccttctgcttccttccgtgAAGGAAATTTTctacccattcagctatctctactTGGACCCCATGCAATCTAAGGTGTTGGAAGTTATCGTGTAGTGAGATCTAAATATCTGTGGAATTACCTGATGGTaaattatctgttttgtagtaaatgcctactattttctgtgtgcttaagcaacgcaagaatttcattgtcccatacagggacacatgacaataaactcacttgaacttgaacttgaaatatgGTAAAATGGGTAAAATATCTCATTTCAGGCAGTCTAAAGCGCAGTCTAACGTCTCAACAATATCAGCTGGTGTGTACAATTGCTTCAGACAATTTGCCAGTGGACGTTCAGTGGATCATTAACAACATATATGTAAGGATAggccgacacaaaatgctggagtaactcagcgggtgaggcagcatctatggagcgaaggaatgaacaatgtttcgggtggagccccttcttcagactgatgtcaggggatgggatgggacaaagatagaatgtagggggagacagtaagactagtgggagaaatgttggaggattgtgtgttgtgtgtgatgactgatggggtggaaggtaaaggCAAGAGGGGCCCtgcctctgttgcgactaggcGGAGGGGGAGCAACAGAGGCAGGGCccctcttgtctttaccttccaccccatcagtcatcacacacaacacacaatccTCCAACATTTGGATGGTCCAACATCTAAatcgtggccgattgggaaagggggagagatgcagcgagacctgggtgtcatggtacaccagtcattgaaggtaggcatgcaggtgcagcaggcagtaaagaaagcgaatggtatgttagctttcattgcaaaaggatttgagtataggagcagggaggttctactgcagttgtacagggtcttggtgagaccacacctggagtattgcgtacagttttggtctccaaatctgaggaaggacattattgccatagagggagtgcagagacggttcaccagactgattcctgggatgtcaggactgtcttatgaagaaagactggatagacttggtttatactctctagaatttaggagattgagaggggatcttatagaaacttacaaaattcttaaggggttggacaggctagatgcaggaagattgttcctgatgttagggaagtccaggacaaggggtcacagcttaaggataagggggaaatcctttaaaaccgagatgagaagaacttttttcacacagagtggtgaatctctggaactctctgccacagagggtagttgaggccagttcattggctatatttaagagggagttagatgtggcccttgtggctaaggggatcagggggtatggagagaaggcaggtacgggatagtgagttggatgatcagccatgatcatattgaatggcggtgcaggctcgaagggccgaatggcctactcctgcacctaatttctatgtttctatgtttctaaataggaaggggaaggagagatgaagcaagggctatcggaagttagaggtcaatgttcatgaaGCTTGGGTGACAGGCCATTGACCTGATAAAACAAACTGATTTTCCCGTCTCTCATCCCTTCCCGACCTGGACGGTAATTCCACCATTGTCTGCTTTCATTTCACCAGACAAGGTAAAATCTTTTAAAATATTGATAGCGGATAGATTTCTTGTGACAGCACAACTTTGCAGAACTTGCTCAGACCTATAATTTAAGAGTCTATACCTGGAGGTGGTTCACAGGATTGTGATGGGAAAATGAAAGGTTGTCTTTGGAAATTCATAGGGATTAAATTAAAGTCACAATCACATTGTGAAAGACAAAGTTGGAATATTCAAGTAATATTATGTATTATTTTACTGTTAGAATTACAAACTGTCAACGATTTAAGCTTTATtttagtttctatgtttttacttaTTTggtgattttaattattttttatacaTAAATTTAATCTTGCACAGATatggattgttaagggcttggacacgctagaggcaagaaacatgttcccgatgatgggggagtccggaaccagggaccacagtttaagaataaggactaagccatttagaacggagacgaggaaacactttttctcacagagagttgtgagtccgtggaattctctgtctttgaaatggaggcaggttctctggatactttcaagagagagctagatagggctcttaaagatagcggagtcaggggatatggggagaaggcagaggcggggtactgattggagatgatcagccatgatcacattgaatggcggtgctggctcgaagggccaaatggcctactcctgcacccattgtctattgtctattgtctattgaattgtaTATTTATCTGTTAACATTGCTCATTTGTTTTAAAAGCATGTTGTTggtgtttaaacattttttttcaaaaatgtatatatttttttaattagttgGTTAAACATTTTATTGTAACATTCTTCTATTCACACCTCTTTTCGCAAAATTTGTGAAGACCCAAGGCACGATACCAATAAGGAATGCAGAATTCGAACATGTTGCTTCAAACTTTATTTGACTTTAAAGGGCAATCCTCGCAGGGGAGAAAGATCATGCTATGTGAGCTTCTATAACTCTGTAATACGACGGCAAGATCCCACAGTAGGAAAGCTTGCACCCCAGTCAGAGAAGCGCCTGTACTCTCCTCTCTCCAGCAGGTACTGCCTCCCTCTGAAGTTCGGGTGCTCGTAGAAAACCCAGGAGCCATCCAGCACTTGGCTCGATTGGACTTCACGGAACGGGAAACGATCGTGGATGGAGGAGCAATCTTCAGTCAATTCCATCATCTGTCCACCAAATTCTGGCCTTTCATAAATTCTAATTTTGAATAAACCACCAGGAGTCTATTGCattcaaataaaaaaaaatagtcaGTGATTTGGTAATATTAAATTGCATAGTTTTCCTATAGACTCGACAAAAAATATACATCTCATgtcgtcaacaaaatagagagagtacagaggagatttactagaatgttgcctgggtttcaacaactaagttacagagataggttgaataagttaggtctttattctctggagcgcagaaggttaaggggggacttgatagaggtctttaaaatgatgagagggatagacagagttgatgtggacaagcttttccctttgagaatagggaagattcaaacaagaggacatgacttcagaattaagggacagaagtttaggggtaatatgagggggaacttctttactcagagagtggtagcggtgtggaatgagcttccagtggaagtggtggaggcaggttcattggtatcatttaaaaataaattggataggcatatggatgagaagggaatggagggttatggtatgagtgcaggcaggtgggactaaggggaaaaaaaatttgttcggcacggacttgtagggctgagatggcctgtttccgtgctgtaattgttatatggttatatggttatatgtgctcGAGTTTGACAGCACACAACAGAGAAATGTTAGTTTTATAGAAATCTCCATTTTTGCTTAGTGTGGATGGGAGAATCAAGAGCGATCCctttgaaacaaaaacatataagattattaagggattggggtTGGAATAGAGTAAAGCATCAACGACATCTCATGTCTACGGGTCTTTATtagattaattgtttaacttgctagatagctgaATAGGGACATTCAGTGagtccatcatagaaacatataagattgttaagggattggacacgctagaggcatgaaacatgttcccgatgttgggggagtccagaactaggggccacagtttaagaataaggggtaggccatttagaacggagatgaggaaacactttttcacccagacagttgtgaatctgtggaattctctgcctcaaaaggcagtggaggccaattctctggatgctttcaatagggagttagatagacctcttaaaggtagcggaatcaagggatattgggtgaaggcaggaacagggtactgattgtggacgatcacccatgatcacagtgaacggcagtgctggctcaaagggccaaatggcctactcctgcacctattgtctattgtctatagtcttgATTTAATACAATACTGGATACATTTTTCTATTGAAACCATTTTGTAGCCCAGTTCCCAATAAATTCTATTAAAATATGAATGATGAGTCCACAAATATCCCTTGGTTCAAATACCAATGAGCCTAAAATGAACTAATTTGTATGCATTTTACCTGAAGTAAAATCAGTAAGTGAAATATGGCTCATGTTGCATCCATTGGGGAAAAATCAGTTGGAAAAATGCAAAATGTACGATGATCACATTATTATTTTGTCATCCCCAGGCACAAATATTAACTTGATTAAATATTATTGCGTTTAGCAACACTAAATCC contains these protein-coding regions:
- the LOC129716499 gene encoding gamma-crystallin M2-like isoform X2 gives rise to the protein MGKIIFFEDKNFQGQCYECNTDCPDLHAFFSRCNSIRVEGGNWALYEKTNYVGYQYILTRGEYPDYQHWNGYSDNIKSCRFIRQTPGGLFKIRIYERPEFGGQMMELTEDCSSIHDRFPFREVQSSQVLDGSWVFYEHPNFRGRQYLLERGEYRRFSDWGASFPTVGSCRRITEL
- the LOC129716499 gene encoding gamma-crystallin M2-like isoform X1; this translates as MGKIIFFEDKNFQGQCYECNTDCPDLHAFFSRCNSIRVEGGNWALYEKTNYVGYQYILTRGEYPDYQHWNGYSDNIKSCQMFPMLGTPGGLFKIRIYERPEFGGQMMELTEDCSSIHDRFPFREVQSSQVLDGSWVFYEHPNFRGRQYLLERGEYRRFSDWGASFPTVGSCRRITEL
- the LOC129716499 gene encoding gamma-crystallin M2-like isoform X3, giving the protein MGKIIFFEDKNFQGQCYECNTDCPDLHAFFSRCNSIRVEGGNWALYEKTNYVGYQYILTRGEYPDYQHWNGYSDNIKSCCEIPPHSGLFKIRIYERPEFGGQMMELTEDCSSIHDRFPFREVQSSQVLDGSWVFYEHPNFRGRQYLLERGEYRRFSDWGASFPTVGSCRRITEL